The following proteins are encoded in a genomic region of Oncorhynchus kisutch isolate 150728-3 linkage group LG6, Okis_V2, whole genome shotgun sequence:
- the LOC116374471 gene encoding filaggrin-like, which yields MECLNSQLQSASSENNLDSLETYSNYEESLPSPQGTPSRQGRLVKPSMSCRRKREFISDEKKDASYWEKRRKNNEAAKRSREKRRLNDMVLENRVMVLNDENCRLKTELLQLKLRFGLISTASYMEKSQQLTSGGNNGGNGRTSTSNYYSSGYSSSSQVMMNSDSSETEQSGSGGGHSQLVTYSSHESLSDMSDGSSRDSPEPAVYGIKQEESSQEMDIESSMLKVHHSLSSTHHQEEMESVYHSQQHHSYQHQESITSQTSQVPPPTQQRSVILYRSSSASYPGESQNQQDIDQQTAQQQSSQASHLAQARESHTESSERLAEVTKQMERKTLDSPPYHYSDCHSEAGEGQVYRALQQEQKTQTGLAPDILQKQEAVTSHLYHNQASHCYLSTQDEEPPILTYEGGARSEGYYQEHSTSGKDTSSSDNDPRSSDKDASTDDESPSSSSSDAGSYLQHLSVSHQPGSPLPSPQGSSQCQSGDTQAEVKGTALPHKLRLKHKAMSSQQDSPTTPPPSSILPLPQHPYLALTQQQIGKERESESQPPTGFYKQPSSAESRKESGEKESSSGRHNNSRD from the coding sequence ATGGAATGCCTGAATTCACAACTCCAATCAGCAAGCTCAGAAAATAACCTGGACAGCCTAGAGACATACTCTAACTACGAAGAGTCTCTCCCATCGCCTCAAGGAACCCCCTCTCGCCAGGGGCGTCTCGTCAAGCCCAGCATGAGTTGCAGACGCAAGCGTGAGTTCATCTCTGATGAAAAGAAGGATGCATCCTACTGGGAGAAGCGCCGTAAGAACAACGAGGCGGCCAAACGCTCCAGGGAGAAGCGACGACTGAACGACATGGTGTTGGAAAACCGCGTCATGGTGCTGAATGACGAGAACTGCCGCCTGAAGACAGAGCTGCTGCAGCTGAAGCTGCGCTTTGGCCTTATCAGCACTGCCTCCTACATGGAGAAGAGCCAGCAGCTCACTAGTGGAGGCAACAATGGAGGCAACGGAAGAACCTCCACATCCAATTACTACTCCAGCGGCTACTCCAGCAGCTCCCAGGTGATGATGAACTCTGACTCCTCGGAGACTGAGCAGTCAGGCAGCGGGGGGGGACATAGTCAACTGGTGACGTACTCCTCCCATGAGTCCCTTTCAGACATGTCAGACGGGTCCTCCCGGGACAGCCCAGAGCCTGCGGTCTACGGGATCAAGCAGGAGGAAAGCAGCCAGGAGATGGACATTGAAAGCAGCATGTTGAAAGTCCACCATAGCCTGTCCTCCACACACCACCAGGAGGAGATGGAGTCGGTATACCACAGCCAACAGCACCACTCCTACCAACACCAGGAGAGCATCACAAGCCAGACCAGTCAGGTCCCACCACCCACCCAACAGAGGAGTGTCATCCTCTACCGCTCCAGTAGTGCCTCCTACCCTGGGGAGAGCCAAAATCAGCAGGACATAGATCAACAGACAGCCCAACAGCAGAGTTCTCAGGCCAGCCATCTGGCCCAGGCTCGAGAGAGCCACACCGAGAGCTCAGAGAGACTGGCAGAGGTGACCAAGCAGATGGAGAGGAAGACACTAGACTCCCCTCCGTACCACTACTCAGACTGCCACAGCGAGGCAGGAGAGGGGCAGGTGTACAGAGCTCTGCAACAGGAGCAAAAGACCCAGACAGGCCTCGCTCCAGACATCCTCCAAAAACAGGAGGCCGTCACGTCCCACCTGTACCACAACCAGGCTAGTCACTGCTATCTTAGCACCCAGGACGAGGAGCCCCCCATACTCACCTATGAGGGTGGGGCCAGGAGTGAGGGGTACTACCAAGAACACTCAACCTCAGGCAAAGACACCTCCTCTAGTGACAATGACCCCCGCAGCTCTGACAAGGATGCCTCCACGGACGACGAGTCCccgtcttcttcctcctctgacgcCGGGAGTTACCTCCAGCACCTGTCTGTCTCACACCAGCCAGGGTCCCCTCTGCCCTCCCCGCAGGGCTCCTCCCAATGCCAAAGCGGGGACACCCAGGCAGAGGTTAAGGGCACTGCCCTGCCTCACAAACTGCGTCTCAAACACAAAGCCATGAGCTCCCAGCAGGACTctcccaccacccctcctccttcctctatcCTACCCCTGCCCCAGCACCCTTACCTGGCCCTCACGCAGCAGCAGAtcggcaaagagagagagagtgagagccagCCCCCCACAGGGTTCTATAAGCAGCCGTCCTCAGCTGAGTCAAGGAAGGAGAGTGGGGAAAAGGAGTCGTCAAGCGGACGCCATAACAACAGCCGAGACTAA